Genomic segment of Polynucleobacter necessarius:
GGCTCACTCATATCTTTGATAGTGGGAACGGGAATATCGTTACAAATGGGTTTAGGCCCCAAAGCATTGAGGAAATTGCAATCTTGTTTGGTGGCTGCAGAAGCAGCATGCTCCAAAGGGGATTTTCCGGTGGTTGCGGTAGAGATAGCGCTCGCCGCTGTTGAAGGATTTGCTACTGCTACCGAGACAGCGGCAGTTTCAACAGAGCTAGCTACACCAGTTGCTGAACTACCTAGGGCTAAAAGAGGGGCTGCGCAACCCATCATACCGAGGCAAAGGGCAGCTCCTCCAAGACTGATGCTTAGATAAAAGCAAAAAGCAGACCAGCCCGAAGGTTTTGGTCTGCTTAGGCAAGCACTCAAAGAAATGTAATTATTTGCGCTGGCAGACAACGTTAAACACTCCTGCTGCCCATGATTCATTTACAACAGGTTCAAATTCACTATCTGGAGTCTTGTTATCTGAAACTACTGCGCCGCTACCTTTATTGCCAGCAAACTCTTTGTATTCGATTGGGCGATAGCTAATAGCTGGGCAGTTATATTCATTGATCCCAATGATTGAGCTAACCGGCTGCTTTGTTTTGGGATTTACGCCAGGTTTTTTAAAATCTAACATCGACATAATCTGCGCTTTTTCGCCGGAAGCACTAACAGTATCTGGGTCTATATAAACCACCATTAACTCATTTGATCCCAATTCTTTCCACTCAGCGAAGCTGCTAGAGAACGGTAGTAAGGAGAGGGTGGCAAAAATAGTGAGTGCGTGTAATTTTTTCATATTCAATAGCGTTATCAATCAATCAATCAGCTAAACCCGAATCGGGCCTTTAGGCCCTATTCTAAACTCCCCGGCTTATTTTTCCTTAATATTCAGATCCAGTTGCTGGCTAATTTTTTTGGGCTTCATTTGCAGCGGGAGATATTCATTTTGAGCCCAAAGTCCACTCATATTCCGATAGAGCTTGCTTTGCACCCAGCCAGATTGACCAGTTTGATAAATAAAGAGAGATTGCTCTAAATCAGATAAATCAAAGAGCGTCCGAAGGCTTGGAGCCTGCTTAGTTTCAAAAGGATTATCGGCCCTGAGAAGTTCTAGGCGCCCCACATTGATGCTAAAGCTATCTCCAGGAAAAGACTGCGTCAAATTGAAGGGCTTCCCAAGAGCGGGACCTTGCTTAAGGGGCGATGCTCTGAGACGGCAATATGTGCATTGCCCCAAGTCCATTTTTTGGGGTTATTACCAAATTGGATGCTCAGTTGTTCTAGTGCTTTATCAAGCGCCGCATTGGAAGCGTCCGCACAACTTTCAATTTGTTCAGTATTGGGATCATTGCACCAAGGGCTATCGGGATTTTGCAATTGCAAAATCAAAGGCTGTCTAAAGTTGCGTGCCCCATAATTTTCTGTGAACAAATATCCCAAACGAGAAAAAAGTTTTCTTGATAGCTGATCAGCCCAGGCGTTGAATATGAGTGCACCAGCACTATCTATTTTCATATCACCATCAAAGCTTCTGCTCAGCTCAATGGCTTGTTGAGCTAAAGGATGTTTTGATTGAGCGGACTTACATAATTCTAATAATGGTGTAGCGCCCAAAGAGAGGGTATCTGCTTGCATTGATTTCATGGAGGCAAGATCATGCACAGATTTGCCTTTGATGAGGTCTACGATTCTGTCGTAGCGGGTTGGTAAATCCCAGTCGCCAGTCAGTGGGTTGGGATCGTTACTAGACAATATTCTTTGGTTCGCTGTGGCTATCCAGTTTGCGTCTGGGTTATTACTACTGGGCAGTTGATCAAATGGAACGTATCCAGCCCAGTCATATTGCTTCTCCCAGCCGAGTGCGGGTGCTACTCCATATAGCCCTTGGTGCAGGGTGCGCTTAGGGGCAACACCAGCCACCTGAAGTGAAATCTTTCCATCGACATCTGCCATCACCACGTTTTGCATGGGAGCATAGTTTTTACGCAGCGCTTGCTTAAATGCATTGATGTCTTTGGCGTGATTCATCTCCAGCAAACCGGCAACAGATTGATTTTCAATATCCAGGGCAGTCCAGCGTAAGCTGAGGGCAAAGCGATCGGTATCAATCGCTCTTTTGGCTCGTGCATATGATTCTGAAATCACGGGGCCATGTCGTGTCTCTTTAACCAAAAAGCGCAGAGGGGGCTGACCCTTGATGTCGATGATTTCTTGGCGAACTTTAAAAGGGAGCGAGCCCTCTGGGCCTCGATAGACACCAGGATTTTTTGGGTCTAATTGCTCAATATATAAATCCTGAACATCTGGGCCGGGATTCGTAAAGCTCCAAGCGAACTTATCAGTTCTACCTAGCACCACCACCGGAATACCAGGCAGGGTAGCGCCAATGACATTGAGGCCTGGTGCCTCCATATGAGCCATGTACCAAATCGCCGGTGCTGATAAGCCGAGATGTGGGTCATTCGCAAGTAAAGGTTTGCCAGAGGCTGTGAGCTGCCCGCTCAGCGCCCAGTTATTAGACCCAAGGCCATCCTTGCCGCCTGGCACTTCATTGATAGCTAATTCAGTTGCAGGTAGCTTCTTCGACTTTTGATCGCGTGTGAGTGGATTCGGATTAAATACATTGATGTCCCGATACATTTTGGCAAAGTCAACATTGCTCACAGGGTCGCCTGGCGTATATGCTGGCATCACTTCCCATACTTGCTTCGTAGTTAAAAATTGCGAGAGCTCAAGTCGCTGCAATTCTTTATGCCAGTTACCACCCAGATCTAGTGCCATCATCAACATCCATGTCACGCTGTCCGTAGGGGACCAATGACCTGGTTTAGATCCAGTTAAAAAATATTCAACTGGTAGGACCCAGCCTAAGTGAGCATTGCCAGCGTTAACTCCATCTGCATAGGATTGCAGTAATCGCTTGGTGGCAATAGGGTAGCGATCAAACTGTTTTTCGGCTGCATGCTTAATACCTAGAGTCCGAATAAAACGATCAATCGCTACAGTTTCTTTGCCAATAATTTCAGAGAGTCGACCGCTGGATAGGCGGCGGTTAATTTCCATTTGCCAGGAGCGTTCGCTAGCATGTAAATAGCCCAAAGCAAAGAGTGCATCGCTCGAGCTCTTTGCCTGAATATGAGGGATATCTGTCTCATCAAAGCTAATTGCAACGAATCCCCAAGGGTTTTAATGATCCGCTTACCGGAGGGGTTAGTTTGAGCTGAAACGAGGTAGATTATTCCCGCTGTAATGATCAATATTAGGGCTGCAGAACCAAGCCAAAAGACGGCTTTGAATAGAGCCTTAAGAGCTGGGCTTGGAGCGGAGATTTTCATGGGAATAGTTTAGTGGGTTTGCCTTAGCTGCCAGACCAACCCAGATGATTGAGGGCTTCCCGCCCCCAATGAGCCTCGCATGCTAAAATTTTGCTTGTCTTGATTTATTTAGTACGGCTTTATTGCTCGTGCGAGCCCGAGTGGTGAAATCGGTAGACACACAGGACTTAAAATTCTGCGACCTAAACAGTCGTGCCGGTTCGATTCCGGCCTCGGGCACCAATCGATTGATTTCAGGCATCCTTGAAATACCTTCCTATTCTTCTACTATTTCTATTTGCCACTCCCTGTTTAGCAGTAGAGCCTCTGGTTTTTACTTGTGAGCGCACAGAAAAGAATTACACCGAAACCTACGATCTCAAGCTTATTCCTGTTTCAAAAAATCAAAAGGCAAAAGTCTTTGTTGATGATCGAGATTTAGATCAATCAGATGAGTTTGGTCGGCAAATAGTTAAGAACGTGCTTATCACCGAATCCACAGTACTGATTTCGATGGAGGCTCACTTTCCACCAGAGAGTTTTGACGGTGTTCAATATGGCGCTGGTTCAGTCACCACTGCGATCACCATTAATCGCGCTACAGGCCAGTTGAGAAAAGCGGAGACCATAAAAGGTGGAATTCTCTCGGCAAGCCTCGGTGAGGGTACAAAGACTTACCAAGAACAGTGCACGGCTACTAAAAAACCTTAGTTAGGTTCAGTTACAAATCCGAGCTTAGTTAAACCAGCTCTGCGCGATGCTGCTAGCACTTGAGCAACATACTCATACTTCACAGACTTATCAGCGCGCAAATTGATTTCCGGTTGTGGTTCTTTCTGAGCAGCCTTTTCTGCATAGCCGTCAAAAGTCTTTAAATCAATCGGCGTGCTATTCCAGAATATTTGACCTTGAGCATCAATCGAGAGTTGAACTGATTCTGACTTTACTTCATTGCGTACGCTGTTAGCCTTCGGCAGCTCCACTTTGACTGCTTGCTGAATGACCGGCAAGGTAATGATGAAGATAATTAACAGTACCAACATGACGTCCACCATCGGAGTCATGTTGATTTCGGCCATGATGCCGCTTTCTTCTTGATCGTTCTGAAGATTAAAAGACATCTTTATTCTCCGGACTTCACGCGGGCACCAGTTACAAAATAGGCGAGTAGATCATTACCAAAGCGATTGAGGTCGGCGACCAATAATTTATTGGCGCGATTAATAGCATTAAATCCGAGCACCGCAGGAATTGCGACCGCTAGGCCTAGGGCGGTCATGATGAGAGCTTCACCAATAGGGCCGGCAACCTGATCAATCTGTGCGCTACCTGAGCTACTGATTGCGATTAAGGTATGGTAGATACCCCATACCGTTCCAAATAGGCCCACAAACGGTGATATTGCACCAGTAGAACCTAAGAAGGTGAGACCTTTTTGGAATTGCGCTGCTACACCATCAATACTGTTCTTGAGGCTTCTCGCCATCCACTCAGAGTAGTTAAGGGTTTGCAGAAGCTCGCGATGATTGGTGGACTGGCTTTGATGGTGGATGGAGGCACCACTTGCTGCCTTGGCAATCTGATAGTAAGGATTGCTTGCATGGCTAGTAAATGCGTTCAGACCTTGATCATATGAGGTAGCACGCCAAAATTGATCAACCTCTACCTTCAATTTATTCAGAGTGCGCAAATCCTAAAAGCGTGACAGGAGAATGACCCAGGTCACGACAGAGCATGTGAGTAGGATGATTGCTACAAAGCGGGTAACGGCATCGCCTTCAAGCCAGAGATTTGCTAAGCCAAATGGTGTATTCATAATATTAATTCTTTAAATTAAATTTAATTAAAAGGTTAGTAGAAATTCTTTGCGGTGAGCCGTTGACTAAAAAAGGTTTAAAGCGATAACGTCGACCAATCTCTGTTGCTGCGCGGTCTAACCTTGGAAAGGAGCTGGAGCGTAATAAAGCCACATCCTCAACACTGCCAGGCTCATCAATGATTAATCGAACCACGACTTCACCTTGTTCGCCAGATCGCTTGGAGAAGGAAGGGTGGTAGGCATCTGCATCAGGCTGATAGACCACAACCAGTTTACCAATGTCGGTCTGGATCGGTGTACCGCTTGAACCAGGGCTGGTGGCAGGTGCAACCGTGACATTTGGGGTCTGTGATTCACTGCTAGATTGCTGTGGTGTTGGTGGGGTAGCCGTTTGTTGCTGAGTTTGAGGTGGCGTAGGTGCCTGCGTGGATTTCTCATCCACGGTTTTCTTGTTCTGTTCCTTCTTTGGTTTTGGAGGTGGGGTGGTCGGAGTAGCTTGAGGCTGCTTGGCGGCCTCGGGACTCACCAGGTTTGCCATCACTCGTGCATCGTCGAGATTATTTTCATTATCAGGTTTCATGCCACTCTGAAAACCAATCAAAAAGAGGAAATGCAAACCAAGAACGATGCCAATAATGAAGCGTTCGCTTGTATTGAATGGCAGGTGCGCACTCACTCGGCTGAAGAAGGCACTCATCTAAAGGTGCTCACTAACTGAGATTGAGAGCTGCGCTCAGTGAGATCCGATTGCATCAGCTCATGTGCCATTTGATGCAAAAGCTCGGCATCTTTGCTGCTAATGAATTGAATAGAGCCCTGATCGCCATCATTCAATTGCTTGCATTGTGCCTCTAATTTTCTTTTAAGCTGACGCACTACTGCATTGCTGGTATCAATTAAGTTGATTGAGTCTCCCAGCAGTTTACGAATAGCTTTTCGTAGAAAAGGGTAGTGCGTGCATCCCAACACTAGGGTGTCTGCTCCCGCATCTTGAATGGGCTCTAGATGCTCGGCGAGCAACTCCAAAGTTTCTTCACCATTGGCTTGGCCTGCTTCTATTAGAGGGACTAAACCAGCGCCAGCTTGTTTCACAAATTTGCAGTTCGGAAGTGTTGCCAGCAAAGCGCTAAATTTATCGCTCTTGAGCGTAGCTTCAGTTGCGAGTACACCAACGATGCCATTGGCTGACTGCATTGCTGCAGGCTTGATGCCAGGCTCAACGCCGATGATCGGAATATTGCTAAGCTCATTGCGAATATGTGCAATAGCTTCAGCAGTAGCAGTGTTGCACGCAACCATAATTGCATCACACCCCCGTGCTGCTAGGTATTGGCACAATTCCATACTACGCGAAGCTACCCAATCGCTAGACTTTTCTCCATAAGGTGCATTGATAGAGTCTGCTAGATAAATATAGTCATGCTCGGGAAGCTGGCGCAAAGCCTCATCCAAAATGGATAAGCCTCCAACGCCAGAATCAAATACCCCGATGAGTGCCAAGTAAAGGTCGCTTAACTAACGGTAGTCAATTGAATAAATAACTTAAGCAATCTTGACTGGAATGCCACCAATCTTTGCTTGCCACTCTTTTGGACCTGTCTCATGCATCGAGATTCCGGCGGAGCTGACAGCTACTGTCACTGGCATATCTTTGACATCAAACTCATAAATCGCTTCCATGCCAAGGTCAGCAAAGCCAACTACCTTTGCTGTCTGAATTGTCTTGGAGACCAAGTAAGCAGCACCGCCAACGGCCATGAGATAAGCAGACTTATGTTTCTTGATTGCCTCAATTGCAGTAGGACCGCGTTCTGCTTTACCAATCATGGAGATCAAGCCAGTCTTAGCCAACATCATCTCAGTGAACTTATCCATACGTGTTGATGTGGTTGGGCCAGCTGGACCAACTGCTTCATCACCAACTGGGTCTACTGGACCAACGTAATAGATCACGCGATTCTTAAAGCTCACTGGCAACTCTTCACCCTTAGCGAGCATGTCCTGAATGCGCTTATGTGCTGCATCACGACCAGTCAAAATTTTGCCGTTCAGAAGTAGTGTTTCACCTTCTTTCCAGCCAGCTACTTCCTCGGCAGTCAAAGTATCTAAGTTCACGCGCTTGGATTTTTTGGTGTCTGGAGTCCAAGTCACATCTGGCCAATCGGATAAGGAAGGCTTTTCTAATACTGCTGGACCATCGCCATGCAAGTGGAAATGCACGTGACGGGTCGCGGCACAGTTCGGAATCATTGCTACTGGCAATGAAGCCGCATGCGTTGGGTACTCCATGATCTTGATATCAAGAACGATAGCTAAACCACCGAGACCTTGTGCACCAATCCCGAGCTGATTAACTTTTTCATATAGCTCTAAGCGCAATTCTTCAGCGCGAGTCTTCGCACCGCGTGCGATCAGTTCTTGAATATCAACTGGACCCATTAATGACTCTTTTGCCATCAACATGGCTTTTTCTGGGGTTCCGCCAATACCAATACCCAAGATACCGGGAGGGCACCAGCCCGCACCCATGGTTGGAACAGTCTTGAGTACCCAGTCTACGATCGAGTCAGACGGATTGAGCATGACCATCTTGGCCTTGTTTTCAGAGCCACCACCTTTGGCGGCACAGATGACTTCAACATCGTCGCCTGGAACAATTTCGTAATGAACAACAGCAGGGGTGTTGTCACCCGTGTTTTTGCGTTTACCGGCGGGATCTGTCAGAACTGAGGCACGTAGAGGGTTATCTGGGTTCATGTAAGCGCGACGCACACCCTCATTGACCATCTCGATCACACTCATCGTGGCATCGCCCCATTGGACGTTCATGCCAATTTTGAGGAAAACGACCGCAATACCGGTGTCCTGGCACATTGGGCGATGACCTTCAGCACACATGCGGCTATTGGTCAAAATCTGAGCAATCGCATCTTTGGCTGCAGCGCCCTGTTCAAGCTTGTAAGCCTTGCCCATGGCGGAAATGAAGTCTTTTGGGTGATAGTAGGAGATGAACTGGAATGCATCTGCAACGCTTTGAATAAGGTCGTTTTGTTTGATATTTGTCATGGTTTTGAGCTTAATTTTGTAAGGTTTCTTGTATTTTAAGGGTTTGCCATAGAGCAAATCTAGCGTGTTTTCACTTATCTTATTAGCTCTTGGGGATGTATTGCCCTAACTCTGCGCTATTTTCGCGGAAAAAGACGACTGATTATTGAATAGAAGGGCTGTGAAGCATGGAACCATTGATGCAAGAAAACCGCGTATTTAACCCACCTGCTGACTTTGTTAAAGCGGCAGCCATTCCTGGAATGGAAGCTTACAACAAGCTTTGTGCTGAGGCTGAAAAAGATTATGACGGTTTTTGGGGTCGTCTTGCTAAAGAAAACATTTACTGGAAAAAACCATTCACCAAAGTTTTAGATGAATCTAAGGCGCCTTTCTATAAATGGTTCGAAGATGGCACAACGAATGCTTCATACAATTGCTTAGATCGACAAGTTGAAAATGGTCTCGGAAATAAGGCTGCACTGATTTTTGAAGCTGATGATGGTTCCGTTACAAACGTAACTTACCAAGATTTGCTCGAGCGCGTTTGCAAAATGGCAAATGCACTTCGCAAGATGGGCATCAAGTCTGGTGATAGCGTCATCATTTATATGGCGATGACTATTGAAGGCATCGTTGCTATGCAAGCCTATGCCCGTATTGGTGCAATTCACTCTGTGGTGTTTGGCGGCTTCTCTGCACAAGCTTTGCGTGACTGAATCATTGACGTAGGCGCCGTTGCAGTGATTACTGCTGATGGCCAATTCCGTGGTGGTAAATCTCTGCCATTAAAGGCGATTTGTGATGAAGCCCTTTCTACCGGTGAGTGCGGCAAAGTCAAGCACGCCATCGTAAACAAGCGTACAGGCTCTGAAGTCACGATGACTGCAGGTCGTGATGTATGGATGCAAGAAATTGTTGCTAACGAATCTGCTACATGCGAGCCAGAGTGGGTTAGTGCTGAGCACCCACCGTTTATTTTGTACACATCTGGATCAACAGGTAAGCCAAAAGGTGTACAGCACTCTACTGGTGGTTACCTCTTGTGGGCAATCCTCACAATGAAGTGGACCTTTGACATTAAGCCAGATGATGTGTTCTGGTGCACGGCGGATATCGGTTGGGTAACAGGCCACTCCTATATTACTTACGGCCCTTTAGCTGTAGGCGCTACTGAGATCGTGTTTGAGGGTGTTCCAACCTATCTAAATGCTGGTCGTTTCTGGGACATGATCCAAAAACACAAAGCTACTATTTTCTACACAGCACCAACAGCTATTCGTTCACTGATCAAAGCATCTAGCAATGATTCAGCAGTACATCCAAAGAGCTATGACCTATCTTCATTGCGCCTCTTGGGTTCAGTCGGCGAGCCGATTAATCCAGAAGCTTGGATGTGGTATTACGAGAATGTTGGTGGTTCACGCTGCCCAATCGCAGACACCTTCTGGCAAACAGAAACTGGTGGACACATGATTTCACCATTGCCAGGCGCAACACCA
This window contains:
- a CDS encoding energy transducer TonB; this translates as MSAFFSRVSAHLPFNTSERFIIGIVLGLHFLFLIGFQSGMKPDNENNLDDARVMANLVSPEAAKQPQATPTTPPPKPKKEQNKKTVDEKSTQAPTPPQTQQQTATPPTPQQSSSESQTPNVTVAPATSPGSSGTPIQTDIGKLVVVYQPDADAYHPSFSKRSGEQGEVVVRLIIDEPGSVEDVALLRSSSFPRLDRAATEIGRRYRFKPFLVNGSPQRISTNLLIKFNLKN
- the murI gene encoding glutamate racemase, which translates into the protein MALIGVFDSGVGGLSILDEALRQLPEHDYIYLADSINAPYGEKSSDWVASRSMELCQYLAARGCDAIMVACNTATAEAIAHIRNELSNIPIIGVEPGIKPAAMQSANGIVGVLATEATLKSDKFSALLATLPNCKFVKQAGAGLVPLIEAGQANGEETLELLAEHLEPIQDAGADTLVLGCTHYPFLRKAIRKLLGDSINLIDTSNAVVRQLKRKLEAQCKQLNDGDQGSIQFISSKDAELLHQMAHELMQSDLTERSSQSQLVSTFR
- a CDS encoding surface-adhesin E family protein; the protein is MKKLHALTIFATLSLLPFSSSFAEWKELGSNELMVVYIDPDTVSASGEKAQIMSMLDFKKPGVNPKTKQPVSSIIGINEYNCPAISYRPIEYKEFAGNKGSGAVVSDNKTPDSEFEPVVNESWAAGVFNVVCQRK
- a CDS encoding MotA/TolQ/ExbB proton channel family protein; translation: MRTLNKLKVEVDQFWRATSYDQGLNAFTSHASNPYYQIAKAASGASIHHQSQSTNHRELLQTLNYSEWMARSLKNSIDGVAAQFQKGLTFLGSTGAISPFVGLFGTVWGIYHTLIAISSSGSAQIDQVAGPIGEALIMTALGLAVAIPAVLGFNAINRANKLLVADLNRFGNDLLAYFVTGARVKSGE
- a CDS encoding penicillin acylase family protein gives rise to the protein MSFDETDIPHIQAKSSSDALFALGYLHASERSWQMEINRRLSSGRLSEIIGKETVAIDRFIRTLGIKHAAEKQFDRYPIATKRLLQSYADGVNAGNAHLGWVLPVEYFLTGSKPGHWSPTDSVTWMLMMALDLGGNWHKELQRLELSQFLTTKQVWEVMPAYTPGDPVSNVDFAKMYRDINVFNPNPLTRDQKSKKLPATELAINEVPGGKDGLGSNNWALSGQLTASGKPLLANDPHLGLSAPAIWYMAHMEAPGLNVIGATLPGIPVVVLGRTDKFAWSFTNPGPDVQDLYIEQLDPKNPGVYRGPEGSLPFKVRQEIIDIKGQPPLRFLVKETRHGPVISESYARAKRAIDTDRFALSLRWTALDIENQSVAGLLEMNHAKDINAFKQALRKNYAPMQNVVMADVDGKISLQVAGVAPKRTLHQGLYGVAPALGWEKQYDWAGYVPFDQLPSSNNPDANWIATANQRILSSNDPNPLTGDWDLPTRYDRIVDLIKGKSVHDLASMKSMQADTLSLGATPLLELCKSAQSKHPLAQQAIELSRSFDGDMKIDSAGALIFNAWADQLSRKLFSRLGYLFTENYGARNFRQPLILQLQNPDSPWCNDPNTEQIESCADASNAALDKALEQLSIQFGNNPKKWTWGNAHIAVSEHRPLSKVPLLGSPSI
- a CDS encoding ExbD/TolR family protein; this translates as MSFNLQNDQEESGIMAEINMTPMVDVMLVLLIIFIITLPVIQQAVKVELPKANSVRNEVKSESVQLSIDAQGQIFWNSTPIDLKTFDGYAEKAAQKEPQPEINLRADKSVKYEYVAQVLAASRRAGLTKLGFVTEPN
- a CDS encoding fumarate hydratase; its protein translation is MTNIKQNDLIQSVADAFQFISYYHPKDFISAMGKAYKLEQGAAAKDAIAQILTNSRMCAEGHRPMCQDTGIAVVFLKIGMNVQWGDATMSVIEMVNEGVRRAYMNPDNPLRASVLTDPAGKRKNTGDNTPAVVHYEIVPGDDVEVICAAKGGGSENKAKMVMLNPSDSIVDWVLKTVPTMGAGWCPPGILGIGIGGTPEKAMLMAKESLMGPVDIQELIARGAKTRAEELRLELYEKVNQLGIGAQGLGGLAIVLDIKIMEYPTHAASLPVAMIPNCAATRHVHFHLHGDGPAVLEKPSLSDWPDVTWTPDTKKSKRVNLDTLTAEEVAGWKEGETLLLNGKILTGRDAAHKRIQDMLAKGEELPVSFKNRVIYYVGPVDPVGDEAVGPAGPTTSTRMDKFTEMMLAKTGLISMIGKAERGPTAIEAIKKHKSAYLMAVGGAAYLVSKTIQTAKVVGFADLGMEAIYEFDVKDMPVTVAVSSAGISMHETGPKEWQAKIGGIPVKIA
- a CDS encoding penicillin acylase family protein, producing MTQSFPGDSFSINVGRLELLRADNPFETKQAPSLRTLFDLSDLEQSLFIYQTGQSGWVQSKLYRNMSGLWAQNEYLPLQMKPKKISQQLDLNIKEK